From the Conger conger chromosome 14, fConCon1.1, whole genome shotgun sequence genome, one window contains:
- the LOC133110499 gene encoding E3 ubiquitin-protein ligase RNF182: MSQKQDSEAGSPQPRVYTMEELECKICYNRYDARTRKPKVLSCLHRVCAKCLKKMVEMGDSSPSIISCPFCRHETHVPDEEIWLLQDDSNILAILTYQDRARKGGAVAAATTPGEVVLTPNGLSGGGGGVCTGADQSHSSSDCLVITIMEVPGESQASETMGMLNMVRLYRPPSLDSLPCHLPVHKCRMWTSRAFPRFLIGVLCLIYFCSLPLGIYLLMIQQLTLGVILVSLVPSTLVLCVFYGFCQCLCHEIMESIAT, encoded by the coding sequence ATGAGTCAGAAGCAGGACTCGGAGGCTGGGAGCCCCCAGCCCCGGGTGTACACCatggaggagctggagtgcaAGATCTGCTACAACCGCTACGATGCGCGCACCCGCAAGCCCAAGGTGCTCAGCTGCCTGCACCGCGTCTGCGCCAAATGCCTGAAGAAGATGGTGGAGATGGGAGACTCCTCCCCCAGCATCATCAGCTGCCCGTTCTGCCGCCACGAGACCCACGTGCCCGACGAGGAGATCTGGCTGCTGCAGGACGACAGCAACATCCTGGCCATCCTCACCTACCAGGACCGGGCGCGGAAGGGCGGGGCGGTCGCCGCGGCGACGACCCCCGGCGAGGTGGTGCTCACCCCCAACGGCCTGAGcggcggcgggggcggggtcTGCACTGGCGCTGACCAATCGCACAGCTCCTCCGACTGCCTGGTCATCACCATCATGGAGGTCCCGGGTGAGTCTCAGGCCTCGGAGACCATGGGCATGCTGAACATGGTGCGGCTGTACCGGCCGCCCAGCCTGGACTCGCTGCCCTGCCACCTGCCCGTCCACAAGTGCCGTATGTGGACCTCCAGGGCCTTCCCCCGCTTCCTCATCGGCGTGCTCTGCCTCATCTACTTCTGCTCCCTGCCGCTGGGCATCTACCTGCTGATGATCCAGCAGCTTACCCTGGGTGTGATCCTGGTCAGCCTGGTGCCCTCCACCCTGGTCCTCTGCGTCTTCTATGGCTTCTGCCAGTGCCTGTGTCACGAGATCATGGAGTCCATCGCCACATAG